Proteins from one Prochlorococcus marinus CUG1435 genomic window:
- a CDS encoding UvrD-helicase domain-containing protein, whose translation MDINQIKLDNNFKLVEASAGTGKSFSLAHIVLRNVLEKKVKPDEILLLSFTKNTCSELRDKILSRFHELKLYLKSHNESKVDNTLKDWYLNFKDKDKSEEKIISEIDNFVNQFYKLKVTTFHAFCNNIIDEYSIEIGVTQDPYIENNIDNLYKDVIDNLWIDDFLNLNHELISAVNQKKISSRFGSRINKSFFVEILKNIDQENICKFHINNKYKIIDLNDYFNEYFYLNWNDFCFEWNKKGKELFLQLKELGKLIKESGGKSQIYAAKPRNDKFNQINCWIEEINKRLNSKNVIDFIYDISKDDLLSKYFYIENISKEINKHNLKLDFTKFNLLQDKIYKIKEGFFTEFVRIFTQLAYIKLIELKKSFSIFNFNDLIKTVENTFLDSEISNSNTLSKIQKRFKCVLVDEFQDTDITQWNLIKKFFNTKNHFLLCVGDPKQAIYKFRGGDIETYLDARSNAIQVFSLTDNYRSSKELIDVLNTLYKNGLKQSKLNYSKLTSRINESINPKFKFKDVFEIVEFSKKETDIEDLVTNYIVNFILKNKEIDINKIAILTLNNSQCLDFKKKLNQFNLPCKIQNKQNIFDTEASSLLFLFIECLLNPRSFKNITLLAASKFIEIKLEDLLDHGISNNLEILINKCITWSEELREKGFLNIVNELLINYKSSSIIQDSDLNSNLFQLSEIVEIELINNDFDLNIVFNWYKNQLDHILRISTGEDFLTKDYNLQNGINLSTIHSSKGLEFEIVLCPYLSIISNKSNKIKGPLWKSNIDRNIYVNISNNYAKVEKFKLIEEEDLFKESERLIYVALTRSKYKLIVFNDLEDTNNILNNDLLNNLENINIYKSTFEVRIEKEKIKDIFSKFQTNRLNNNLWKIDKVNKKISNVFNSDQFISYSSYSSWIRKDKNIYEVSYQYKDYEESISIIKDSNFKNSKNYPNYFSYPNPLSEFPKGTIAGTCLHKIIERFEFRNDNNQELIDLIIEELNFHQIDTSLAFKVKDAILRIINISLGRELQNKKLVDIPNEYLIKELKYDLTLSYEGRNINSNDISNCFFLDKEYEFGEEYANKIKDLQIMNKGFHSGCIDCVFPVGNKLEDSKWWVIDWKSNFISGSDNSDCLPRNYNYENMRNEMIKHHYPLQSHLYLLALHRLLKWRLKNYQPHKHLGGYIYLFLKGLPDFELFEKSKSEDISPGIFISKAPLKRINYLDNLF comes from the coding sequence ATGGATATTAATCAAATTAAATTAGATAATAACTTTAAATTAGTAGAAGCAAGTGCAGGAACAGGTAAAAGTTTCTCTTTGGCTCATATAGTTTTAAGAAATGTTTTGGAGAAAAAAGTTAAACCAGATGAGATACTTTTGCTAAGTTTTACAAAAAATACTTGTTCTGAATTAAGAGATAAAATACTCTCGAGATTTCATGAATTAAAATTATATTTGAAAAGTCATAATGAAAGTAAGGTAGATAATACTCTTAAGGATTGGTATCTAAATTTTAAGGATAAAGATAAATCTGAGGAAAAAATAATTTCCGAAATTGATAATTTTGTAAATCAATTCTATAAGTTAAAAGTAACAACGTTCCATGCTTTTTGTAATAATATTATTGATGAATATAGTATTGAAATAGGTGTAACTCAGGATCCATATATTGAGAATAATATTGATAATTTGTATAAAGATGTAATAGATAATTTGTGGATTGATGATTTTCTGAATCTTAATCATGAGCTTATTTCAGCAGTTAACCAAAAAAAAATAAGTTCTAGATTTGGAAGTAGGATCAATAAGTCATTTTTTGTAGAAATTTTAAAAAATATAGATCAAGAAAATATCTGTAAATTTCATATAAATAATAAATATAAGATTATTGATTTAAATGATTATTTTAATGAATATTTTTATTTAAATTGGAATGATTTTTGTTTTGAATGGAATAAGAAAGGTAAGGAATTATTTTTACAACTCAAAGAGTTAGGAAAATTAATTAAGGAGAGTGGTGGAAAAAGTCAAATATATGCTGCAAAACCAAGAAATGATAAGTTTAATCAAATAAATTGTTGGATTGAAGAGATTAACAAAAGGCTTAATTCTAAAAATGTTATTGATTTTATATATGATATTTCTAAGGATGATCTTTTATCTAAATATTTTTATATTGAAAATATATCTAAAGAAATTAATAAACATAATCTAAAATTAGATTTTACTAAATTTAATTTATTACAAGATAAAATTTATAAAATAAAAGAAGGTTTCTTTACTGAATTTGTAAGAATATTTACCCAATTAGCTTATATAAAATTAATTGAATTAAAGAAAAGTTTTTCTATTTTCAACTTCAATGATCTTATAAAGACTGTAGAAAATACATTTCTAGATTCGGAAATTAGTAATAGTAATACTCTATCTAAAATTCAAAAAAGGTTTAAATGTGTCTTAGTTGATGAGTTCCAAGATACTGATATTACTCAGTGGAATTTAATAAAAAAGTTCTTTAATACAAAAAATCATTTTTTACTTTGCGTAGGTGATCCAAAACAAGCGATTTACAAATTTAGAGGTGGAGATATTGAAACTTACTTAGATGCAAGATCTAATGCAATCCAAGTTTTTAGTCTCACAGATAACTATAGATCTTCAAAAGAGTTAATCGATGTTCTTAATACACTTTATAAGAATGGACTTAAACAATCAAAACTAAACTATAGTAAATTAACCTCAAGAATTAATGAAAGTATCAACCCTAAATTTAAATTTAAGGATGTATTTGAAATTGTAGAATTTTCAAAAAAAGAGACTGATATAGAGGATCTTGTAACTAATTACATAGTTAACTTTATTTTAAAAAATAAGGAAATTGATATTAATAAAATTGCGATTCTTACATTAAATAATTCGCAATGCTTAGATTTTAAAAAAAAATTAAATCAGTTTAACCTCCCATGCAAAATTCAAAATAAACAAAATATTTTTGATACAGAAGCAAGTTCTCTACTATTTTTATTTATTGAATGTTTATTAAATCCGAGGTCTTTTAAAAATATAACTTTGCTTGCTGCTTCAAAGTTTATAGAAATAAAATTAGAAGATTTACTTGATCATGGAATTAGTAATAATTTAGAAATTTTAATTAATAAATGCATTACTTGGTCCGAAGAACTAAGAGAAAAAGGTTTTTTAAACATTGTTAATGAACTACTTATAAATTACAAGTCATCCTCGATTATTCAAGATTCAGATTTAAATTCAAATTTATTTCAACTTTCAGAAATTGTTGAAATTGAATTAATAAATAATGATTTTGATCTCAATATAGTCTTCAACTGGTATAAAAATCAGTTAGATCATATTTTAAGAATTTCTACTGGAGAAGATTTTTTGACGAAAGATTATAATCTTCAAAATGGAATAAATCTTTCTACCATTCATAGTAGTAAGGGCCTCGAATTTGAAATAGTCCTATGTCCATATCTTTCAATTATTTCAAATAAGTCAAATAAAATTAAAGGACCTCTTTGGAAATCAAATATTGATAGAAATATATACGTTAATATCTCTAATAATTACGCTAAGGTTGAAAAATTTAAATTAATAGAAGAAGAAGATTTATTTAAAGAGAGTGAGAGGTTAATTTATGTAGCACTTACAAGGAGCAAATATAAACTTATTGTTTTTAATGATTTAGAGGATACAAATAATATTTTAAATAATGATTTACTTAATAATTTGGAAAATATCAATATTTATAAGTCTACTTTTGAAGTCAGGATAGAAAAAGAGAAAATAAAAGATATTTTTTCTAAGTTCCAAACCAACCGATTGAATAATAATCTTTGGAAAATCGATAAAGTTAATAAAAAAATATCTAATGTATTTAATTCTGATCAATTTATTTCTTATTCAAGTTATTCTTCTTGGATACGTAAAGATAAAAATATTTATGAAGTCTCTTATCAATATAAAGATTATGAAGAAAGTATATCAATTATTAAAGATTCTAATTTTAAGAATTCAAAGAATTATCCTAATTATTTTTCTTATCCAAATCCCTTAAGTGAATTTCCAAAAGGAACTATTGCTGGTACTTGCCTGCACAAAATAATAGAAAGATTTGAATTTAGAAACGATAATAATCAAGAATTAATTGATTTAATTATTGAAGAATTGAACTTTCATCAAATCGATACTTCTTTGGCTTTTAAAGTAAAAGATGCGATTTTAAGAATCATAAATATATCTTTAGGAAGAGAATTACAAAATAAGAAACTAGTTGATATCCCAAATGAATACTTAATTAAGGAACTCAAATATGATTTAACCCTATCTTATGAAGGTAGAAATATTAATTCTAATGATATATCAAATTGCTTTTTTTTAGATAAGGAATATGAATTTGGTGAAGAATATGCAAATAAAATAAAAGATCTTCAAATTATGAATAAAGGCTTTCATTCAGGATGTATTGATTGTGTTTTCCCTGTAGGAAATAAATTAGAAGATAGTAAATGGTGGGTAATTGATTGGAAAAGTAATTTTATTTCTGGTAGTGATAATAGTGATTGTTTACCTAGAAACTATAACTATGAAAACATGAGAAATGAAATGATTAAACATCATTATCCATTGCAATCTCATCTTTATTTATTAGCATTGCATAGATTATTAAAGTGGCGACTTAAAAATTATCAACCACATAAACATCTAGGAGGATATATTTATTTGTTTTTAAAGGGATTACCAGATTTTGAATTATTTGAAAAATCTAAGTCTGAAGATATATCTCCAGGTATTTTTATTAGCAAAGCACCTTTAAAAAGAATTAATTATTTAGATAACCTTTTTTAG
- a CDS encoding AAA family ATPase, whose protein sequence is MTKITNIEYFQYDHIFNLILGIFKFSEKKYGNFVKDVIKILLEFEKNGETIIDVDNSLIIFELLEDGWPNKHIDVLKNIGLIGSLHSPFVLINRKLSLSKWSKKIERVINLFLKKIDTDNLMNSIIYKDDNKIDQIKNIFKYSNLVFLQGGPGTGKTTLIIKLILELLQIDNFLNIGLSAPTGKATARLKEALNYKNNISFSKFLDQIEFQTLHRWILNSQNKSLKLKFKLKELDIFIIDEMSMVNIDLIESVLNLLANDCKIILVGDKNQLSPVNNCSIWNYLFEYSDNSSIKSCVVNLEKTYRNIGDIALISSLIFNNDFSLLNQKIKELEKDNNSKEITISKSREKDIPKDLLFSITSHLKQLNISTSNLSKKKYIFDESIDNLLLNEKDLVDKIFLNLQSYLILCEKNSGIWSVEYLNEIVFGQKKPYDLKILKEGVPIMCTKNNNELGLSNGDIGVLIGLKNKRKYLFRKFNDNNEEIVALIDPSNLENVVPAIAITIHKSQGSESEKVNILWSQNYRRNQYAVKEKKDNQNIFCRDNFERRLFYTAVTRAKKSLNIYYLN, encoded by the coding sequence ATGACTAAAATTACAAATATTGAATATTTCCAATACGATCATATATTTAATTTAATCTTAGGTATTTTCAAATTTAGTGAAAAAAAATATGGAAATTTCGTAAAAGATGTAATAAAAATTTTATTAGAGTTTGAAAAAAATGGTGAAACTATTATTGATGTTGATAATAGTTTAATAATCTTTGAATTATTAGAAGATGGCTGGCCCAATAAACATATAGATGTTCTAAAAAATATAGGTTTGATTGGTTCCCTTCATTCTCCATTCGTATTGATAAATAGAAAATTATCCTTATCAAAATGGTCAAAAAAGATAGAAAGAGTTATTAATTTATTTCTAAAAAAAATAGATACCGATAATTTAATGAACTCAATAATTTATAAAGATGATAATAAAATTGATCAGATTAAAAATATATTTAAATATTCAAACTTAGTTTTCCTTCAAGGAGGACCAGGTACGGGTAAAACCACTTTAATAATAAAGTTAATACTAGAACTCCTTCAAATTGATAACTTTTTAAATATTGGTTTGTCTGCTCCAACTGGTAAAGCTACAGCTCGTTTGAAAGAAGCTCTTAATTATAAAAACAATATTTCCTTTAGCAAATTTCTAGACCAAATAGAATTTCAAACTTTACATAGATGGATTTTAAATTCTCAAAATAAATCTCTTAAGTTGAAATTTAAACTAAAAGAGCTTGATATTTTCATAATTGATGAAATGTCAATGGTTAATATCGATTTGATTGAATCAGTTTTAAATTTGCTAGCAAACGACTGTAAAATTATTTTAGTTGGAGATAAAAATCAATTGTCTCCAGTAAATAACTGTTCTATATGGAATTATTTGTTTGAATATTCAGATAATAGTTCAATTAAATCTTGTGTAGTAAATTTAGAAAAAACTTATAGAAATATTGGAGATATAGCATTAATTAGTAGTTTAATATTCAATAATGATTTTTCTTTACTTAATCAAAAGATAAAAGAATTAGAAAAAGATAATAATTCAAAAGAAATTACTATTTCAAAGAGTAGAGAAAAAGATATTCCAAAAGATCTATTATTTTCGATTACAAGTCATCTAAAACAGTTAAATATTTCAACTTCAAATTTAAGTAAAAAAAAATATATATTTGATGAGAGTATTGATAATTTATTGCTTAATGAAAAAGATTTAGTAGATAAGATATTTCTGAATTTACAAAGTTACTTGATTTTATGCGAAAAAAATTCTGGAATATGGAGTGTTGAATATTTGAATGAAATTGTTTTTGGTCAAAAAAAACCCTATGACCTTAAAATTCTTAAAGAGGGTGTTCCGATAATGTGTACAAAAAATAATAATGAACTTGGATTATCAAATGGTGATATCGGAGTGCTTATAGGTTTAAAAAATAAAAGAAAATATCTTTTTAGAAAATTTAATGATAATAACGAAGAAATTGTCGCATTAATTGATCCATCTAATTTAGAAAATGTTGTACCAGCAATAGCAATTACTATTCATAAATCTCAAGGAAGTGAATCTGAAAAAGTAAACATTTTGTGGTCCCAAAATTATAGAAGAAATCAATATGCTGTAAAAGAAAAAAAAGATAATCAAAATATCTTTTGTAGAGATAATTTTGAAAGAAGGTTATTTTATACTGCTGTTACAAGAGCGAAAAAATCTTTAAATATATATTATTTAAATTAA
- a CDS encoding DEAD/DEAH box helicase, producing MALKKDGNSLSSEQEKSQNEDSSLLEFKNLDNKKEIESQLLEVSKEDDNENGFLDFGFNQSILNSLINKGYKNPTPIQKAAIPELMLGRDLLGQAQTGTGKTAAFALPLIEKLTDNKELNAKVLVMTPTRELATQVAESFKSYSSESSNFKTVAIYGGTDYRNQISALKRKVDVVVGTPGRIMDHIRQGTFKIKDINCLVLDEADEMLNMGFLEDIEWIIDQLPENKQMVLFSATMPSEIRNIAKKYLNDPAEILIKSVKKETQLISQKFLYVQRHHKLDALKRILELNSEGVIIFVRTKLLTTSIAEALENSGHTVAVLNGDIPQNQRENTVDRLKKGFINILVATDVAARGLDVERIKLVVNYDFPFDKETYTHRIGRTGRAGRSGEAILFVNQREKHFLRNLENSTRTKIEEIDIPSNKIINEKRMEKLIDNVNESSLAKDENEENKALIIDVLDNLKEKYSMDDSNIAMAAINLVIGNKSFFVNDDDSWINKQNNTDRNRSNRNSNNRMRNSNRRNNYQNDSFETYKFNFGKFDGVRVANIISSICNSTNINGRSIGKIQIFNDYSLVDLPRDLHRETKNKLKKIKVRN from the coding sequence ATGGCTTTAAAAAAAGATGGCAACTCTCTTAGTAGTGAGCAGGAAAAGTCTCAGAATGAAGATTCTTCCCTACTAGAGTTCAAGAACTTAGATAACAAAAAAGAAATTGAATCTCAACTATTAGAAGTATCGAAAGAAGATGATAATGAGAATGGATTTCTCGATTTTGGGTTTAATCAATCGATCTTAAACTCGTTAATAAATAAAGGATATAAAAATCCAACTCCCATCCAAAAAGCTGCAATTCCCGAACTGATGTTAGGCAGGGATTTACTAGGTCAAGCACAAACAGGAACAGGAAAGACTGCAGCTTTCGCACTACCATTAATAGAAAAACTTACAGATAATAAAGAATTAAATGCCAAGGTTTTAGTTATGACTCCTACAAGAGAATTAGCAACTCAAGTGGCAGAATCTTTTAAAAGTTATAGTTCTGAATCTAGTAATTTTAAGACTGTTGCAATATATGGAGGTACCGACTATCGAAATCAAATTTCTGCATTAAAAAGAAAAGTTGATGTAGTAGTTGGGACCCCAGGCCGAATAATGGATCATATAAGGCAGGGGACTTTTAAAATTAAAGATATAAATTGTCTTGTTTTAGATGAGGCAGATGAAATGTTAAATATGGGTTTTCTTGAAGATATTGAATGGATAATAGATCAACTTCCAGAAAATAAGCAGATGGTATTGTTTTCAGCAACAATGCCTAGTGAGATAAGAAATATAGCAAAAAAATATCTAAATGATCCCGCTGAAATATTAATCAAAAGTGTCAAAAAAGAAACTCAATTAATTTCGCAAAAATTTCTATATGTACAAAGGCATCATAAGTTGGATGCTTTAAAAAGAATACTAGAACTTAATAGCGAGGGAGTAATTATTTTTGTTAGGACAAAACTACTTACTACTTCAATAGCTGAAGCTTTAGAGAATTCAGGTCATACTGTGGCAGTACTTAATGGAGATATACCTCAAAATCAAAGAGAAAATACTGTAGATAGATTGAAAAAAGGATTTATTAATATCCTTGTTGCAACTGATGTCGCAGCTAGAGGATTAGATGTTGAGAGGATAAAACTTGTTGTTAATTACGATTTTCCTTTTGACAAGGAAACATATACTCATAGAATTGGAAGAACTGGAAGGGCAGGCAGATCAGGAGAAGCAATTCTATTTGTTAATCAAAGAGAAAAACATTTTCTAAGAAACTTAGAAAACTCAACAAGAACCAAGATTGAAGAAATTGATATACCAAGTAATAAAATAATAAATGAAAAAAGGATGGAGAAACTTATAGATAATGTTAATGAGAGTTCTTTAGCTAAAGATGAAAATGAAGAAAATAAAGCTTTGATTATTGATGTACTAGATAATTTAAAAGAAAAATACTCTATGGATGACTCAAATATTGCAATGGCGGCAATTAATTTAGTAATAGGTAATAAATCATTTTTTGTTAATGACGATGATTCTTGGATTAATAAACAAAATAATACTGATCGAAATAGATCAAATAGAAATAGTAATAATCGTATGAGAAATTCAAATAGAAGAAATAATTATCAAAATGATTCTTTTGAAACCTACAAATTTAACTTTGGTAAATTTGACGGAGTTAGAGTTGCAAATATTATATCCTCAATCTGTAATTCAACTAATATAAATGGAAGATCCATTGGGAAGATACAGATTTTCAATGATTACAGTTTGGTAGATTTACCCAGAGATCTGCATAGAGAAACTAAAAATAAATTAAAAAAAATTAAAGTCAGAAACTAG
- a CDS encoding ABC transporter ATP-binding protein, protein MRSKNNQNPIIRLYLNLIEERRLLFFAFLSSIINKILDLAPPVIIGLAVDIVVKEQNSWIAGFGIKEVPAQLIFLAFASGIVWSGESSFEYLYSILWRNLAQLSQHKLRIKAYEHIQELDMDFFENDNTGRLLSILNDDINQLERFLDQGANQIIQLFITVLIIGGTMIFVAPKIALFAFFPIPIIFLGSIKFQRKLAPKYRDVRNKAGLLASRLNNNLSGILTIKSFTKEKWELNRLNKESLDYQRSNKAAIKLSSAFIPLIRFAILFAFIAILLIGGFQTWNKTLDVGTYSFLVFITQRLLWPLTTLGHVLDDFQRSMASIDRVIDLIDTPIKIKDGKIKIEPKDIKGEIIFNNVNFNYPGRDLTLKNINFEIENNSTLGIVGLTGSGKSTIIKLLLRIYDSNNGAITLDGVSIKEINLRDLRKCISLVSQETYLFHGSVQENIAYGSINPSLKDIIKASKIAEAHKFIEQLPDGYKTIVGERGQRLSGGQRQRIALARAVLKDAPILILDEATASVDNETEALIQKSLSKITKERTTIVIAHRLSTIKNADNIVVIDKGKIVESGKHEKLLDQNKIYADLWNVQVGI, encoded by the coding sequence ATGAGGTCTAAGAACAATCAAAATCCAATAATTAGACTTTATTTGAATCTGATTGAGGAAAGAAGGTTACTATTTTTTGCTTTTCTTAGTTCCATAATTAATAAAATATTAGATTTAGCTCCCCCTGTAATAATTGGTCTTGCAGTGGATATCGTTGTTAAGGAACAGAATTCATGGATTGCTGGTTTTGGAATAAAAGAAGTTCCAGCACAATTGATTTTTCTCGCATTTGCTTCAGGAATAGTTTGGTCTGGCGAATCCTCCTTTGAATATTTATATTCGATTTTATGGAGAAATTTAGCTCAGCTATCGCAACATAAATTAAGAATAAAAGCTTATGAGCATATCCAGGAATTGGATATGGATTTTTTTGAAAATGATAATACTGGAAGGCTATTATCTATTTTGAATGATGATATAAATCAACTAGAGAGATTTCTAGACCAAGGGGCTAATCAGATTATTCAGTTATTTATAACTGTCTTAATAATTGGGGGCACTATGATTTTTGTCGCTCCAAAAATCGCTTTGTTTGCTTTCTTTCCTATTCCAATTATATTTTTAGGATCAATTAAATTTCAAAGGAAGCTTGCTCCAAAATACAGAGATGTTAGAAATAAAGCTGGACTTTTGGCATCAAGGCTTAATAATAATTTAAGTGGAATTTTAACCATAAAAAGTTTTACTAAAGAAAAATGGGAGCTAAATAGATTAAATAAAGAAAGTCTCGATTATCAAAGAAGTAATAAGGCTGCAATAAAATTATCTTCTGCTTTTATACCTCTTATAAGGTTTGCAATTTTATTTGCTTTTATAGCGATTCTATTAATTGGAGGTTTCCAAACTTGGAACAAGACACTTGATGTAGGTACTTATAGTTTTTTAGTGTTTATTACACAAAGACTATTATGGCCTTTAACTACTTTGGGGCATGTTTTAGATGATTTTCAAAGATCTATGGCTTCAATAGATAGAGTAATTGATCTCATAGATACGCCTATAAAAATAAAAGATGGAAAAATAAAAATTGAACCTAAAGATATCAAAGGAGAAATTATTTTTAATAATGTAAATTTTAATTATCCTGGACGAGATTTAACTTTAAAAAACATAAATTTCGAAATTGAAAATAACTCAACATTAGGAATTGTTGGTTTAACAGGTTCTGGGAAAAGTACAATAATAAAACTACTACTCAGAATTTATGATAGTAATAATGGGGCAATAACCTTGGATGGGGTTTCTATTAAAGAAATAAATTTGAGGGATTTAAGAAAGTGTATCTCTTTAGTAAGTCAAGAAACTTATTTATTTCATGGCAGTGTACAAGAAAATATTGCTTATGGCTCAATCAACCCAAGTCTTAAAGATATTATTAAAGCTTCAAAGATTGCGGAAGCTCATAAATTTATTGAACAATTACCAGATGGTTATAAAACTATAGTGGGGGAAAGGGGCCAAAGGCTCTCAGGCGGGCAACGTCAAAGAATTGCCTTGGCGAGAGCTGTTTTAAAGGATGCTCCAATATTAATTTTAGATGAAGCTACAGCTTCAGTTGATAATGAAACAGAGGCTTTAATTCAAAAATCGTTATCTAAAATCACAAAAGAAAGAACAACTATAGTAATAGCTCATAGATTAAGCACTATAAAAAATGCGGATAATATTGTAGTTATAGATAAAGGTAAAATAGTAGAAAGCGGAAAACATGAAAAACTATTAGATCAGAACAAAATATATGCTGACTTGTGGAATGTTCAAGTAGGAATCTAG